In the Lepus europaeus isolate LE1 chromosome 18, mLepTim1.pri, whole genome shotgun sequence genome, one interval contains:
- the TOB1 gene encoding protein Tob1, protein MQLEIQVALNFIISYLYNKLPRRRVNIFGEELERLLKKKYEGHWYPEKPYRGSGFRCIHIGEKVDPVIEQASKESGLDIDDVRGNLPQDLSVWIDPFEVSYQIGEKGPVKVLYVDDNNENGCELDKEIKNSFNPEAQVFMPISDPASSVSSSPSPPFGHSAAVSPTFMPRSTQPLTFTTATFAATKFGSTKMKNSGRSNKVARTSPINLGLNVNDLLKQKAISSSVHSLYGLGLGSQQQPQQPQQPAQPPPPPPPPPQQQQHKTSALSPNAKEFIFPNMQGQSSSTNGMFPGDNPLNLSPLQYSNAFDVFAAYGGLNEKSFVDGLNFSLNNMQYSNQQFQPVMAN, encoded by the coding sequence atgCAGCTTGAAATCCAAGTAGCactcaattttattatttcatatttgtaCAATAAGCTTCCCAGGAGACGTGTCAACATTTTCGGTGAAGAGCTCGAGAGACTTCTTAAGAAGAAATATGAAGGGCACTGGTATCCTGAAAAGCCATACAGAGGATCAGGGTTTAGATGTATACACATAGGGGAGAAAGTGGACCCAGTGATTGAACAGGCGTCCAAAGAGAGTGGTCTGGACATTGACGATGTGCGTGGCAATCTGCCACAGGACCTTAGTGTTTGGATCGACCCGTTTGAGGTTTCCTACCAAATTGGTGAAAAGGGACCCGTGAAGGTACTTTATGTGGATGATAATAATGAAAACGGATGTGAGTTGGATAAGGAGATCAAAAACAGCTTTAACCCAGAGGCCCAGGTTTTTATGCCCATAAGTGACCCCGCCTCGTCGGTGTCCAGCTCCCCATCGCCTCCCTTTGGTCACTCTGCTGCTGTAAGCCCTACCTTCATGCCCCGGTCCACTCAGCCTTTAACCTTTACCACTGCCACTTTTGCTGCCACCAAGTTCGGCTCTACCAAAATGAAGAATAGTGGTCGAAGCAACAAGGTTGCACGCACTTCTCCTATCAACCTCGGCTTGAATGTGAATGACCTCCTGAAGCAGAAAGCCATCTCTTCCTCAGTGCACTCTCTGTacgggctgggcctgggcagccagcagcagccgcagcagccacagcagccggcccagccgccaccgccgccgccgccgccgccgcagcagcagcagcacaaaaCCTCTGCGCTTTCTCCTAATGCCaaggaatttatttttcctaatatgcagGGTCAAAGTAGTAGTACCAATGGAATGTTCCCAGGTGACAACCCCCTTAACCTCAGCCCTCTCCAGTACAGCAATGCCTTTGATGTGTTTGCGGCCTATGGAGGCCTCAACGAGAAGTCTTTTGTAGATGGCTTGAATTTTAGCTTAAATAA